Below is a window of Deinococcus planocerae DNA.
ACCTACAAGGAGAGCGTCGACATCCCGGCCTCCAAATTCAAGGAGGAACTCGCCAAGCTCCTCGTGCGTGAAGGGTACGTCGCGGGCGTCGAGCGCGTCCGCCCCGAGGGCCAGAAGTTCGACGTGCTGCGCGTTACGCTCAAGTACGGCCAGAAGCGCGAGCAGGTCATCAAGCACATCGAGCGCATCAGCCGCCCGGGCCGCCGCGCCTACGTGAGCGCCGACAACCTGCCCCGCATCCAGCGCGGGCTGGGCGTCGCGGTCGTCTCGACCAGCAAGGGCCTGCTGCCCGACCGCGAAGCCCGTCGTCAGGGCGTCGGCGGCGAAGTCATCTGCGTCCTCTGGTAATCGCTCCATCCCCTGAACACGGGGCTCCGCCAACGGACCCCGACACTTAAGGAGACCCATGTCACGTATTGGCAGACAACCCATCGCCGTGCCCAGCGGCGTGACCGTGAACGCCGACCCTGGCCTCTTCCGCGTCAAGGGACCCAAGGGCGAACTCACCGTGCCCTTTAACTCCGAGCTGAGCATCCGCAACGAGGACGGCCAGCTCCTCGTCGAGCGGCCCAGCGACCGCCAGGAGCACCGCGCCCTGCACGGCCTGACCCGCACGCTGGTCGCCAACGCCGTCAAGGGTGTGAGCGACGGCTTCACCATCAACCTCGAACTGCGTGGGGTCGGCTACCGCGCCCGCCTGGTCGGCAAGAACCTGGAGCTGACCATCGGCTTCAGCCACCCCGTCGTCATCGAGCCGCCCGCCGGAGTCACCTTTGCGGTTCCCGAGCCCACCCGCATCGACGTGAGCGGGATCGACAAGCAGCTTGTGGGTCAGGTCGCCGCGAACGTGCGCAAGGTGCGTAAGCCCGACGCCTACCACGGCAAGGGTGTGCGTTTCGTCGGCGAGCAGATCGCCCTCAAGGCCGGCAAGGCCGGCGCCACGGGCGGGAAAGGGAAGAAGTAATGGCGAACCTGACCGCAGAGCGCCGCAAGCTGCGCGCCCGCCGCAAGGTGCGCGTGGCCGCCGGGGAGCGCCCCCGCCTGAGCGTGTTCCGCTCCAGCAAGCATATCTACGCCCAGATCATTGACGACTCGACCGGCACCACCTTGGCCGCCGCGAGCAGCAGCGCCGTCAAGACGGGCACCAAGACCGACACCGCCGCCGCCGTGGGCCGCGCGCTGGCCGAGGCCGCCGCCGCCAAGGGTGTGAGGCAGGTTGTCTTCGACCGTGGGGGGTACAAGTTCCACGGACGGGTAAAGGCGCTCGCGGACGCGGCGCGGGAGGGTGGCCTTGACTTCTAACCGTCGAAACGACCGTGAGCGCGAGACGAGCGAGTTCGAGGAGCGGATGCTCTTCGTCAACCGCACGTCCAAGACCTACCAGGGTGGCCGCCGCTTCCGCTTCGCCGCGCTCGTGATCCTCGGGGACCGCAATGGCCGCGTGGGGATGGGCATCGGTAAGGCGAAGGAGGTGCCCGTCGCTATCGAGAAGGCGAAGGCCATCGCGCGCAAGAACATGATCCAGGTGCCCGTGGAGAACGGCACCATCCCCCACGACATCGTGGGCGCGAACTCGACGAGCCGCGTGCTCCTCAAGCCCGCCGCCCCCGGCACGGGCGTGATCGCGGGCACCGTGCCCCGCTCCATCGCCGAACTCGCGGGCATCACCAACATGCTGTCCAAGGAACTCGGCAGCCGCAACAAGGTCAACGTGGCCTACGCGGTGTTCGACGGCCTGAAAAACCTCCGCACCGCCAAGCAGGTGCGCGCCATTCGCGGCATCGCGGCCCCGGCGGCCCAACCGGCCCAGGTGGGAGGTGCCCAGTGACCGCCCAGACCGTGAAGATTACCTTGAGGCGCAGCGTGATCGGTCGCCCCAAGAACCAGGTCGAGACCGTCAAGGCGCTGGGCCTGCGCAGGATCGGCGACAGCCGTGAGCTGACGGCGACTCCCGCCATCCGCGGCATGATCAAGACCGTGGAGCACCTCTTGGAGGTGGAAGCGTGAAACTGCACGAACTTACCCCCGCGCCCGGCAGCCGCAAGCCCAAGAAGCGCGTGGGCCGCGGCCCCGGCGGCACCGACAAGACCGCCGGGCGCGGACACAAGGGCCAGAAGGCGCGCAGCGGCGCGGGCAAGGGCCAGTTCTTCGAGGGTGGCCGCTCGACGCTGATCAGCCGCCTGCCCAAGCGCGGCTTCAACAACGTCGGCACGACCTACGAGGTCATCAACCTCTCGCAGCTCGCCGCCGTGGAGGGTGACACCCTCGACCGCGCCGCGTTGGAGCGGGCGGGCCTGGTGCGCCGCAAGAACCGTCCCCTCAAGCTCCTCGCCCGGGGCGAGGTGACCCGCGCCGTGACGGTCCACGTGGATGCCGCGAGCGAGGCCGCCATCCAGGCGGTGCAGGCGGCGGGCGGGCGGGTCGTCCTGCCTGACAACGCCACGGACGCGGGCAGCGAGAACGCCGAGCAGGCGGGCTAACATGCTGCGCGCCTTCCGTGACGCGTTCCGGATTCCGGACCTGCGGCGGAAGATTGTCTTCACCCTGCTGCTGCTCGCCGTGTACCGCCTCGGGAGCACCATCCCGACGCCGGGCGTGAACACCGCAGCCCTCGAACAGGCCACCTCGGGTGGCCTTTTCGGGTTGATCAGCCTGATCTCGGGCGGCAATCTTTCGCAGTTCTCGATCTTCGCCCTCGGCGTGCTGCCGTACATCACGGCGAGCATCGTGATCCAGCTTCTGACCACGACCGTTCCCACCCTGGAAAAGCTCAGCAAGGAGGGCGAGGAGGGTCGCAAGAAGATCAACCAGTACACCCGCTACGCCGCCGTGGGACTCGGGACGTTGCAGGCGCTGTTCTTCTCGCTCTACATCACCAGCAATCCGGCCTTCATCGCGGTGGGCTGGGACCCCGGCCTGTTCACGGTCCTCGTGATGGTGCTGACCCAGGTGGCGGGCATCGCCTTCACCCTCTGGATCGGCGAGCGCATCACCGAGGTCGGTGTCGGCAACGGCATCAGCCTGATCATCACGGCGGGCATCATCGCCAACTATCCTCGCGAGATCGCGGCGACCGGGCAACTTTTCCGCACCGAGCAGGTCTCCCTGCTCCAGATTCTCGCCTTCGCCGCCGTCATCCTGGTGACCATCGCGGGCATCGTGTACGTGTACCAGGGCGAGCGCCGGGTGCCCGTCACCTACGCGCGGGCACGGGGCGGGGCTCCGGGCGGCGCGGCGCGCAACCTGGGTGGGCAGGCGACCTGGCTCCCTATCAAGGTAAACCAGGCGGGCGTGATCCCGGTGATCTTCGCCTCGGCGATGCTGATCATCCCCAACCTGATCGGCAGCTCCACCGCGACCCGTGCGCCGGGGGTCAACGCCTTCATTCAGACGTACCTCACGCCCGGGGCGCCATGGTACCTCGCGCTAGAGGCCCTGCTGATCTTCGGGTTCACCTACCTGTACAACAGCGTGCAGTTCGATCCCCGGCGCATCAGCGAGCAACTGCGCGAGGCGGGGGGCTTCATTCCCGGCGTGCGTCCGGGGGCGCCGACTGCCGAGTACCTGGGCGGAATCAGCGGTCGCCTGAGTTTCTGGGGCGCGATCTTTCTGGTGATCCTGACGGTCGTCCCGCAGATCGTGCAGCGCCTGACGGGCATCACGACCTTCCAGTTCAGCGGCACGGGCCTCCTGATCATCGTGGGTGTGGCGCTCGAAACCCTCAAGCAGCTCGAAGCGCAGCTCACGGTGCGGCGCTACGACGGTTTCATCAGCAAGGGCCGGATTCGCGGACGCCTGAACAACTGAGAAGACCTCGACCTGAGCCGCTCACCCGCGTGGTGGGCGGTTTTTTGCGTTACCCGGGCACGGACAAGGCTGGGCAGGAACGTGCGCTCTTTCACCCTCCGGCCCTATGCTGTACACCCACAGGAGGCAGCAGTGACGCAACGCAAGAACAAGGTCGTGATCTTTCTCGGCCCGCCCGGCGCGGGCAAGGGGACCCAGGCCGAGCGCCTCGCCCGCGAGGGGGGTCTGACCAAGATCAGCACCGGGGACATCCTGCGCGACCACATGGCGCGCGGCACCGAACTCGGCGAGATGGTAAGGCCCATCTACGACGCCGGACAGCTCGTGCCCGACGAGATCCTGATCGCCCTGATCCGCGACCGCCTCGCCGGGATGGAGCCTGTGCGCGTGATCTTCGACGGCTTTCCCCGCACGACCGCGCAGGCCGAGGCCCTTGACATGCTGCTCGAGGAACTGGGCACCCCGGTGAGCGCCGTGCCCCTCCTCGAGGTCCCCGACGGGGTGCTCATCGAGCGCATCGTGGAGCGCGGGCGGCAGGCGGTCGCCGCCGGGCAGACGCCCCGCGCGGACGACACCGAGGAGGTCGCCCGCAGGCGCCAGCAGGTCTACCGCGAGCAGACCCAACCGCTGATCGACTACTACGGGGCGCGCGGCCACCTTCGACATGTGGACGGGGTGGGCACGATGGACGAGGTGTACAGCCGGATCACGGGGACGATGCCCTGAGGGGGAAGAGCCGAGGACGTGGGGAGGCCCAAGGCCCGCGTCTCCGGCTCTCCCCAGATGTGCTGCCCGAACTGTAACCCGCGCTTGCCTCCCGCGCAGAGGGCGTGCTAACTTCCCCTTTGGCTTGTATCAAGCCTGGAGGTTGCGTGGCGAGACGAAAGATGCCGGAACAGCGGGAGAAGCGCAAGAAGGAAGAGTCCGACACCGTGCGGGCGGAGGGCGTGGTCGAAGAGGCGCTGCCGAACACCACGTTCCGGGTAAAGCTCGACACCGGGCACGACATTCTGGCGTACATCAGCGGCAAGATGCGCATTCACTACATCCGCATCCTGCCGGGGGACCGTGTGGTTCTGGAGATCAGCCCGTACGACACGTCGCGCGGGCGCATCGTCTACCGCAAGTAGGCCGACAGGCACGGGTACCCAACAGATTCCCCGAGAAGGCCAGCGTGCCGGGATGGGGGGGTCGAGCGCTGCCGGGCGCGCCACCATGATGGGTGGGGACGTGAGGCGGCTGCGAGGAGGAAGCATGAAAGTTCGCAGCAGTGTCAAGAGGATGTGCGACAACTGCAAGGTGATCCGCCGCCACGGGCGCGTGGTGGTCATCTGCACCAACGTCAAGCACAAGCAGAGGCAGGGCTGAGATGGCGCGAGTTGCCGGAGTGGACCTTCCGCGCGAGAAGCGCATCGAGATCGCCCTGACCTACATCTACGGGATCGGCCTGACCCGCTCCAAGGAAGTTCTGGCGCAGACCGGGATCAGCCCCGACACGCGTGTGAAGAACCTCTCGGAAGCCGAGCAGAGCAGCCTGCGCGACGCCGTGGAGCGGACCTACAAGGTCGAGGGCGACCTGCGCAGCGAGATCGGCCAGAACATCAAGCGCCTGATGGACATCGGCGCCTACCGTGGTCTGCGTCACCGCCGCGGCCTTCCGGTGCGCGGCCAGCGCACGAAGACGAACGCCCGCACCCGCAAGGGCCCGCGCAAGACCGTAGCCGGGAAGAAAAAGGCGACGAGGAAGTAACGTATGGCGAGACCGACCAAGGGCAAGACCCCCCGCCGCGCCCGGCGCAACATCAGCGCGGGCCGCGCGTACGTCAGCGCGAGCTACAACAACACCATCGTCACCATCACCGACCTCGACGGCAACTCCGTGGCGTGGTCGAGCGGCGGCACCATCGGCTACAAGGGCAGCAAGAAGGGGACCCCCTACGCCGCCCAGCTCGCCGCCGCCGACGCGGTGAAAAAGGCCCAGCAGACCTTTGGCATGAACGTCGTGGACGTGATCGTGCGCGGCACCGGCTCGGGCCGTGAGCAGGCGATCCGCGCCATCCAGGCGTCCGGCATCGAGGTCAAGTCGATCATGGACGACAGCCCCGTGCCCCACAACGGCTGCCGTCCCAAGAAGAAGTTCCGCGCCTAAGGGCGCGGCCTGCGCGGCCCACCTGCCCCGCCCCCGCTGTCTCACGACTGAAGCCGCACCACCGGCGAGGAGGCGGGCACCAGAGGGCCGCAGACCCGGCTCATGCGCGTGCATGGGCCAAAGAGGAGTGAGGACATGGGTCGTTTCCGTGGATCGATTACCAAGCTCAGCCGCCGTGAGGGCATCAACCTCGCGGAGACCGAGAAGGTTCAAAAGTACCTCGACCGCCGTCCCTACGCGCCCGGCCAGCACGGCCAGCGCCGGGGCCGGGGCCGCCCCAGCGACTACAGCGTGCGTCTGCGTGAAAAGCAGAAGCTCTCCCGCCTGTACGGCATGAGCGAGAAGCAGTTTCGCAACCTCTTCGAGGAGGCGGCGAATGTGCCCGGGGTGACGGGCACGGTGTTCCTGCAACTGCTGGAGCGCCGCCTGGACAACGTGGTCTTCCGCATGGGCTTTGCCAGCACCCGCCGTCAGGCCCGGCAGTTCGTCGGGCACGGGCACGTGCTGGTGAACGGCAAGCGGGTGGACATCCCCTCCTACCGCGTGAAGATCGGCGATGAGATCAGCGTCTCCGAGAAGAGCCGGCAGATGGGCTTCATCCAGGAGAACATGGAGGCGCAGAAGCGTCGCCGCACCAGCCCCTGGATCGAGCTGAACCCCGATACCTTTAGCGGCACCTTCTCGCGCCTGCCCGCGCGAGAGGACCTGGCGCTGCCTATTAACGAGAACTTCATCATCGAGTATTACTCGCGCTAAGGGAGGCCCGAAGTGGACCAAAAGCGCCCCCAACTCAAGGCCCGCGTGGACGGCGATTACGGCGAGTTCGTGCTCGAACCGCTCGCGCGCGGCTACGGGGTCACCATCGGGAACCCCGTCCGGCGCATCCTGATGTCCTCGATTCCCGGCACCGCCGTGACGAGCGTGTACATCGAGGACGTGCTTCACGAATTCTCGACCATTCCCGGCGTCCGCGAGGATGTCATCCGCATCATCCTCAACCTCAAGGAACTCGTCGTGAAGTTCCACTCGCCCGGCCCCAAGACCCTGACGCTGCGTGCCCAGGGCGAGGGCGTGGTGCGGGCGAGCGCCTTCGAGGTGCCGTCGGACGCCGAGATCGTCAACCCCGACCTGGTGATCGCCAACCTCGCCGAGGACGGCAAGCTGGTCATGGAGGTGCGCGTGGAGGAAGGCGAGGGCTACGTCCCCGCTGACAAGCACGCCACCAAGGACCGCATCAACTCGATCCCCGTCGATGCCGTGTTCTCGCCGGTGCGCCGCGTGGCCTACCACGTGGAGAACACCCGCGTGGGCCAGCAGACGGACCTCGACCGCCTGATCCTGCGGGTGTGGACGGACGGCTCGACCGGGCCGCAGGACGCGCTCGACAAGGCCGTGGAGATCCTGCGCGACGAGCTGACGGTGTTCGGCAACGTGGAGACGCTTCCTGCCGTCACCGTGCCCGACGTGCAGCCCGTCTATACGCCCGCCGCGCCCACCAGCCTGCCGAGCGTGTACGACCTGCCGCGCCAGCCGGAACTCAGCATCAACCCCCAGCCGTACCCCGCCGACCTCGACACGCCGCGCGTGACGCTAGAGGGGCTGGGGCTGACCACCCGGGTGCTGCATTCCCTCAAGGAGGAGGGCATCGACTCGGTGGACGCCCTGTGCGCGCTGTCCGACCGTGACCTGAAGAAGGTTCCCGGCATCGGCGAGCGCAGCCTCGACGAGATCAAGCAGCAGCTCGCGCAGTTCGGCCTGGCCCTGCGCGACTGAGCCGACCTAGTGTTGTCATGCTGAGCGGAGCGAAGCATCTTCCGCCAGCGGTGGAGTAGACCCTTCACTTCGTTCAGGGTGACAGCGCTTCGGCGTTCCGACCTTTCCGGCGGTCCTACCTCCGCCCGACCCTCAAGGAGAATTCCCATGCGTCACGGCAAAGCCGGTCGCAAGCTCAACCGCAACAGCAGCGCCCGCGTCGCCCTGGCCCGTGCCCAGGCGACCGCGCTGCTGCGCGAGGGCCGCATCCAGACGACCCTCACGAAGGCCAAGGAGCTGCGCCCCTACGTTGAGAAGCTGATCACCACCGCCAAGGGCGGCGACCTTCACGCCCGCCGCCTCGTCGCCCGCGACATCCACGACAACGACGTGGTGCGCAAGGTGATGGACGAGGTGGCCCCCAAGTACGCCGACCGTCCTGGCGGTTACACCCGCATCCTACGTGTGGGCACCCGCCGCGGCGACGGCGTGACGATGGCGCTGATCGAACTCGTCTGAGTTCGGGAAATTCAAAGGCCCCGCTTCGGCGGGGTTTTGCTTTTGGGTTGATGACGTGCGGGATGAACATAGGGATTTGTGGCGCCAGGTTCCCTTGGTCGCCCTGCCCGTTCACCCCCTCCCGGCCTCCCCCCTCAAGGGGGAGGAGCAAAAGACAACCTCTGTAATCCCTGGGGCGTTTACCCCGACGTTTGGTCTTTCAGCCTTTCCCACAAGCGTACGGCGAGGTTGGCGTGTTCTTCCGGCGTCACTTCGATCTTCCCGTTCTCTGCCATCAGGAAGTGGAACTGCTGCTCGCCGTATCGAACACCTGGCGGGAGGGGGACAACATGCCAGTGGACATGGCTGTTGCCCTGCTGGCTGCCGAGGGACAGGACATAGACGCGCTCCGTGGGGAGTTCCGCCCGCAAAGCCTCTCCGACCCGGTAGACGAGCGACTGGAGGCGCAAGTATTCCTCGGGTGTGAAGCTCCCCGTCACGTGTTCGCGGTGCTCCCGGGGGACGACTAGGGTATAGTCGACCGCCTGAACGAGGGTTCGGCCTTCCTTGTTGGGAGCCTGGGCGAGAAAGGCGACGGCGAGATCGTCCTCGTAGATGATGTGGTGTCGGTAATCCGGGTGGCCGCTCAGCAAAGCGCAGATGAAACACGGCCCGTTGCGGGTGCGTTCGACGTAAGCCTCAAGATCGTACGGTTGGCGAACGTGCATGGCCGACCGTAGCACAGAGCTGAAAACGGGCGGCGCTAGACTGCCCTCATGACCCCCACCCTCGTCATCGTCCCCGGCCTCGGCGACAGCGGCCCCGAGCATTGGCAGACCCTCTGGACCGAGAAGTTCGGCGCGGCCCGGGTGCAGCAGGACGACCCGGAGGCGCCCGCTCCCGAGGCGTGGGCAGCTCGACTTCAGGAGGTCGTGCAGACGACGCCGGGCGAACTCGTCCTCGTCGGGCATTCGTGCGGGGTGCTCACCATCGTCCACTGGGCGCGGCTGTACGGGGGGAACGAGCGGGTGCGGGGGGCGCTGCTCGTGAGCCCGACCGATGCCGAGCAGGCGAACATGGGCGAGTTGGCTCCCGCCGTGCTCCCCCTCGCCCCGGTGCCGCTCGATCCCCTACCCTTTCCGGCCCTCGTCGTCGCCAGCGAGAACGACCCCTACGTGAGCTTCGAGCGGGCCGGAACCCTCGCGGATGCCTGGGAGGCCGCCTTCGTCACGGCGGGGGAGGCGGGGCACATCAACGTGGCGAGCGGGCACGGGGAGTGGGAGGAGGGCGAAATCCTGCTCGGCGAGGCCCTGCACGCCTGGACGCCGCCGGAGGTCACCCGCTTCCGGGCATAGGAAGAGGGCCGCCCCCGAGGACGGAGGCGGCCCTGCTGTAAAAGGGCTTCAGTTGGCGGTCGCGGCGGCAGGCTGGGCGTACTTGTCGAGCAGGGCCTCGAAGGCGCGCTTGGGCTGGGCGCCCACCATGCCCTCGACGGGCTGGCCGTCCTTGAAGAGGATCAGGGTGGGGATGCTCATGACGCGG
It encodes the following:
- the secY gene encoding preprotein translocase subunit SecY, whose amino-acid sequence is MLRAFRDAFRIPDLRRKIVFTLLLLAVYRLGSTIPTPGVNTAALEQATSGGLFGLISLISGGNLSQFSIFALGVLPYITASIVIQLLTTTVPTLEKLSKEGEEGRKKINQYTRYAAVGLGTLQALFFSLYITSNPAFIAVGWDPGLFTVLVMVLTQVAGIAFTLWIGERITEVGVGNGISLIITAGIIANYPREIAATGQLFRTEQVSLLQILAFAAVILVTIAGIVYVYQGERRVPVTYARARGGAPGGAARNLGGQATWLPIKVNQAGVIPVIFASAMLIIPNLIGSSTATRAPGVNAFIQTYLTPGAPWYLALEALLIFGFTYLYNSVQFDPRRISEQLREAGGFIPGVRPGAPTAEYLGGISGRLSFWGAIFLVILTVVPQIVQRLTGITTFQFSGTGLLIIVGVALETLKQLEAQLTVRRYDGFISKGRIRGRLNN
- a CDS encoding RBBP9/YdeN family alpha/beta hydrolase; translation: MTPTLVIVPGLGDSGPEHWQTLWTEKFGAARVQQDDPEAPAPEAWAARLQEVVQTTPGELVLVGHSCGVLTIVHWARLYGGNERVRGALLVSPTDAEQANMGELAPAVLPLAPVPLDPLPFPALVVASENDPYVSFERAGTLADAWEAAFVTAGEAGHINVASGHGEWEEGEILLGEALHAWTPPEVTRFRA
- the infA gene encoding translation initiation factor IF-1 translates to MPEQREKRKKEESDTVRAEGVVEEALPNTTFRVKLDTGHDILAYISGKMRIHYIRILPGDRVVLEISPYDTSRGRIVYRK
- a CDS encoding HIT family protein, with the protein product MHVRQPYDLEAYVERTRNGPCFICALLSGHPDYRHHIIYEDDLAVAFLAQAPNKEGRTLVQAVDYTLVVPREHREHVTGSFTPEEYLRLQSLVYRVGEALRAELPTERVYVLSLGSQQGNSHVHWHVVPLPPGVRYGEQQFHFLMAENGKIEVTPEEHANLAVRLWERLKDQTSG
- the rpmJ gene encoding 50S ribosomal protein L36; the encoded protein is MKVRSSVKRMCDNCKVIRRHGRVVVICTNVKHKQRQG
- the rplQ gene encoding 50S ribosomal protein L17; this translates as MRHGKAGRKLNRNSSARVALARAQATALLREGRIQTTLTKAKELRPYVEKLITTAKGGDLHARRLVARDIHDNDVVRKVMDEVAPKYADRPGGYTRILRVGTRRGDGVTMALIELV
- the rpsD gene encoding 30S ribosomal protein S4, which translates into the protein MGRFRGSITKLSRREGINLAETEKVQKYLDRRPYAPGQHGQRRGRGRPSDYSVRLREKQKLSRLYGMSEKQFRNLFEEAANVPGVTGTVFLQLLERRLDNVVFRMGFASTRRQARQFVGHGHVLVNGKRVDIPSYRVKIGDEISVSEKSRQMGFIQENMEAQKRRRTSPWIELNPDTFSGTFSRLPAREDLALPINENFIIEYYSR
- the rpsK gene encoding 30S ribosomal protein S11 yields the protein MARPTKGKTPRRARRNISAGRAYVSASYNNTIVTITDLDGNSVAWSSGGTIGYKGSKKGTPYAAQLAAADAVKKAQQTFGMNVVDVIVRGTGSGREQAIRAIQASGIEVKSIMDDSPVPHNGCRPKKKFRA
- the rpsH gene encoding 30S ribosomal protein S8, with the translated sequence MLSDPIADMLTRIRNATRTYKESVDIPASKFKEELAKLLVREGYVAGVERVRPEGQKFDVLRVTLKYGQKREQVIKHIERISRPGRRAYVSADNLPRIQRGLGVAVVSTSKGLLPDREARRQGVGGEVICVLW
- the rplF gene encoding 50S ribosomal protein L6 — its product is MSRIGRQPIAVPSGVTVNADPGLFRVKGPKGELTVPFNSELSIRNEDGQLLVERPSDRQEHRALHGLTRTLVANAVKGVSDGFTINLELRGVGYRARLVGKNLELTIGFSHPVVIEPPAGVTFAVPEPTRIDVSGIDKQLVGQVAANVRKVRKPDAYHGKGVRFVGEQIALKAGKAGATGGKGKK
- the rplR gene encoding 50S ribosomal protein L18 gives rise to the protein MANLTAERRKLRARRKVRVAAGERPRLSVFRSSKHIYAQIIDDSTGTTLAAASSSAVKTGTKTDTAAAVGRALAEAAAAKGVRQVVFDRGGYKFHGRVKALADAAREGGLDF
- a CDS encoding DNA-directed RNA polymerase subunit alpha — protein: MDQKRPQLKARVDGDYGEFVLEPLARGYGVTIGNPVRRILMSSIPGTAVTSVYIEDVLHEFSTIPGVREDVIRIILNLKELVVKFHSPGPKTLTLRAQGEGVVRASAFEVPSDAEIVNPDLVIANLAEDGKLVMEVRVEEGEGYVPADKHATKDRINSIPVDAVFSPVRRVAYHVENTRVGQQTDLDRLILRVWTDGSTGPQDALDKAVEILRDELTVFGNVETLPAVTVPDVQPVYTPAAPTSLPSVYDLPRQPELSINPQPYPADLDTPRVTLEGLGLTTRVLHSLKEEGIDSVDALCALSDRDLKKVPGIGERSLDEIKQQLAQFGLALRD
- the rpmD gene encoding 50S ribosomal protein L30, with the protein product MKITLRRSVIGRPKNQVETVKALGLRRIGDSRELTATPAIRGMIKTVEHLLEVEA
- the rpsM gene encoding 30S ribosomal protein S13; this encodes MARVAGVDLPREKRIEIALTYIYGIGLTRSKEVLAQTGISPDTRVKNLSEAEQSSLRDAVERTYKVEGDLRSEIGQNIKRLMDIGAYRGLRHRRGLPVRGQRTKTNARTRKGPRKTVAGKKKATRK
- the rplO gene encoding 50S ribosomal protein L15 gives rise to the protein MKLHELTPAPGSRKPKKRVGRGPGGTDKTAGRGHKGQKARSGAGKGQFFEGGRSTLISRLPKRGFNNVGTTYEVINLSQLAAVEGDTLDRAALERAGLVRRKNRPLKLLARGEVTRAVTVHVDAASEAAIQAVQAAGGRVVLPDNATDAGSENAEQAG
- a CDS encoding adenylate kinase, with the protein product MTQRKNKVVIFLGPPGAGKGTQAERLAREGGLTKISTGDILRDHMARGTELGEMVRPIYDAGQLVPDEILIALIRDRLAGMEPVRVIFDGFPRTTAQAEALDMLLEELGTPVSAVPLLEVPDGVLIERIVERGRQAVAAGQTPRADDTEEVARRRQQVYREQTQPLIDYYGARGHLRHVDGVGTMDEVYSRITGTMP
- the rpsE gene encoding 30S ribosomal protein S5 yields the protein MTSNRRNDRERETSEFEERMLFVNRTSKTYQGGRRFRFAALVILGDRNGRVGMGIGKAKEVPVAIEKAKAIARKNMIQVPVENGTIPHDIVGANSTSRVLLKPAAPGTGVIAGTVPRSIAELAGITNMLSKELGSRNKVNVAYAVFDGLKNLRTAKQVRAIRGIAAPAAQPAQVGGAQ